One window from the genome of Hydractinia symbiolongicarpus strain clone_291-10 chromosome 1, HSymV2.1, whole genome shotgun sequence encodes:
- the LOC130621924 gene encoding protein FAM133A-like: MEQQDNIVNEESNVTESFELEEQNNETAGDSNKPACEPAGENSFYEPAMREEEDVTPRRKVRSSKKKSKKGRKRKRSPSSSSSSSSDSSSDESGEENKMVKRFKIVPKTEEHKWKLPTGMADYANQHFQNYI, translated from the coding sequence ATGGAACAACAAGATAATATTGTCAATGAAGAGTCTAATGTCACCGAGAGTTTTGAAttagaagaacaaaataatgaaacTGCTGGAGACTCTAATAAGCCAGCATGTGAGCCAGCTGGAGAAAACTCGTTTTACGAGCCAGCTATGAGAGAGGAGGAGGATGTAACTCCAAGGCGAAAGGTAAGGTCTTCCAAAAAGAAGTCCAAAAAAGGGAGGAAAAGAAAAAGATCTCCATCCTCCTCCTCGTCTTCTTCTTCAGATAGCTCTTCAGATGAATCAGGAGAGGAAAACAAAATGGTAAAACGATTTAAGATAGTTCCCAAAACAGAGGAACACAAGTGGAAACTCCCAACTGGGATGGCAGATTATGCCAACCAGCATTTTCAGAATTATATATAG
- the LOC130648430 gene encoding uncharacterized protein LOC130648430 has translation MKLCTIDKAPKVRNQVLLPNLNLTPIPNTSLNKKTSSPSKQLTKFLVDQFFKYIISADGGQKNEQASKQTASQIKRMYTVIKASSVSDMFQPRLLRDHFLTEYCKEMKYEADTVKRYLRSLGDFCDFVIAEEVEIPNCSLEKVSVMKMKLLAWSKTYKKQSKERFWERQEEDEIMMVTPQQISTYKGSEHSRAAIKLFGQYASPYCQNMINMTDFCIIRDFLFVELHTSTAQRSGVSANMKLKEFEAALQQDDGGYVIKVRDHKTFHVYGDAIVILERHVFDWLSLFFNKIRSQISVCCPYVFTSWSGKHMGSGAISRQLHSLWLKAGIYALTDKLPKNLSCTILRKSASTGIREAETGFYAESAAAMSHSIQTAETHYVNRKKLNQSKQGCKVVRGYFHGEVDSKYGATASPVLKYDAKRSWRTEEERILKSAFADKIVERNVKIEDVRQRYFSLNIKELNR, from the exons ATGAAGTTATGCACGATCGACAAAGCGCCAAAAGTTCGGAATCAGGTTCTTCTTCCAAATTTAAATCTGACACCGATTCCAAATACCAGCCTCAACAAGAAAACGTCCAGTCCCAGCAAGCAGTTGACAAAATTCCTTGTTGATCAGTTTTTTAAGTACATCATTTCAGCTGACGGAGGACAGAAGAACGAACAAGCATCAAAGCAAACAGCATCGCAGATCAAGAGAATGTATACTGTGATAAAAGCTTCATCTGTCAGTGACATGTTCCAACCGAGGCTTTTGAGAGACCATTTTTTGACAGAATATTGTAAGGAAATGAAATATGAAGCTGACACGGTTAAGAGATACTTAAGATCACTTGGCGATTTCTGCGACTTCGTTATTGCAGAAGAGGTGGAAATTCCAAATTGTTCCTTAGAAAAGGTGTCAGTGATGAAAATGAAACTTTTGGCATGGTCGAAAACCTACAAAAAGCAGTCAAAGGAGAGATTCTGGGAACGACAAGAAGAGGATGAGATCATGATGGTTACTCCTCAGCAAATTTCCACCTATAAAGGAAGTGAACATAGCAGGGCTGCCATTAAGCTGTTTGGTCAATACGCCAGCCCATACTGTCAAAATATGATAAACATGACAGATTTTTGCATAATAAGAGATTTCTTGTTTGTGGAGCTACATACGAGCACAGCCCAACGCTCTGGTGTTAGTGCAAACatgaaattaaaagaatttgaaGCTGCACTTCAACAGGATGATGGCGGTTATGTGATCAAAGTTAGAGATCACAAAACCTTTCACGTGTATGGGGATGCCATTGTGATACTAGAAAGACATGTGTTTGATTGGCTATCATTGTTCTTCAATAAAATACGCTCTCAAATTAGCGTTTGTTGTCCATATGTTTTTACATCATGGTCTGGTAAACATATGGGATCTGGTGCTATCAGTCGTCAGCTGCACAGTCTTTGGCTAAAAGCAGGCATTTATGCATTGACCGATAAGTTACCTAAAAATCTGAGTTGCACAATATTAAGAAAAAGTGCTAGCACTGGAATTCGAGAAGCGGAAACTGGTTTTTATGCTGAATCAGCTGCGGCAATGTCACATAGCATCCAAACTGCAGAAACGCACTATGTGAAtcgtaaaaaattaaatcaatctAAGCAAG GTTGTAAAGTGGTTCGAGGGTATTTTCATGGAGAAGTGGACTCAAAGTATGGCGCAACTGCATCTCCAGTTTTGAAATACGATGCTAAGAGATCATGGAGAACAGAAGAGGAGAGAATTTTAAAGTCTGCTTTCGCAGACAAAATTGTGGAACGAAATGTTAAAATTGAAGACGTGCGTCAGAGGTATTTCTCCTTGAACATTAAAGAACTTAATCGTTAA